The following coding sequences lie in one Miscanthus floridulus cultivar M001 chromosome 9, ASM1932011v1, whole genome shotgun sequence genomic window:
- the LOC136480547 gene encoding classical arabinogalactan protein 9-like, producing MVAYKAAGRKPLSALPSLLSPAPPVLSAPSPSPPHPACAAWPPAPKMPAPPQHTRPPPPPTAAPLLPCSTLPPPISDLHARPPATPTAAAQAASACGAGQPRQGCAPPARGLQLPALAGEEGEARGSKMSSNRKGFSHTTCASLNFSHIVL from the exons ATGGTGGCTTATAAAG CCGCCGGCCGCAAGCCTCTCTCCGCGCTCCCTTCCCTCCTCTCCCCCGCGCCGCCCGTCCTcagcgccccctccccctcccccccccaCCCCGCGTGCGCCGCCTGGCCACCTGCGCCCAAGATGCCAGCACCACCGCAGCACacacgaccgccgccgccgcccacagCAGCGCCTCTCCTCCCTTGCAGCACACTTCCCCCTCCCATCTCAGATCTGCACGCTCGTCCTCCGGCAACCCCAACGGCGGCGGCTCAGGCGGCCTCGGCCTGCGGGGCAGGGCAGCCACGTCAGGGGTGCGCCCCTCCTGCGCGCGGGCTCCAGCTCCCTGCTCTTGCAG GTGAGGAAGGAGAAGCTAGGGGATCAAAAATGTCTTCTAATAGAAAAGGTTTTTCTCACACGACTTGTGCTTCTTTAAATTTCTCACACATAGTTCTGTAA